A DNA window from Massilia putida contains the following coding sequences:
- a CDS encoding GspH/FimT family pseudopilin: MVSRRRGRGFTMVELLAVVAITAILSAMAAPSFKSLVAGQRARSTATELYAALSLARSEAIKRDAQVTLQSLTGGWQAGWTIPNPTDTGHPVANHGQVAGATITGPTAVVYLPNGRVASDTAPSFDIAVDGASSHRCVQVDLSGRPRMQASGC, translated from the coding sequence ATGGTGAGCCGGCGCCGCGGCCGCGGCTTCACGATGGTCGAGCTGTTGGCCGTCGTGGCCATCACCGCGATCCTCTCCGCCATGGCCGCGCCCTCGTTCAAGAGCCTGGTGGCGGGGCAGCGCGCACGCAGCACGGCCACCGAGCTGTACGCGGCCCTCTCGCTCGCGCGCAGCGAAGCGATCAAGCGCGACGCCCAGGTCACCTTGCAGTCGCTCACCGGCGGCTGGCAGGCCGGCTGGACCATTCCGAATCCGACCGACACGGGCCACCCGGTCGCCAACCACGGGCAGGTAGCGGGCGCGACGATCACGGGCCCGACCGCGGTCGTGTACCTGCCGAACGGCCGCGTGGCCAGCGACACGGCGCCGTCGTTCGACATCGCCGTCGACGGCGCGTCCAGTCACCGCTGCGTGCAGGTCGACCTGAGCGGCCGGCCGCGCATGCAGGCCTCGGGGTGCTGA
- a CDS encoding MgtC/SapB family protein — MDHLEILLRLTASVVVGGLIGLDRNLHGKPTGIRTLGLVCLGACVLTLATANLPDGHGHADPAAASRVIQGLVTGIGFLGSGVIIHENGSDRVRGLTTAASIWITAILGILCGMGSWQIAAIALVLVFVLFVCGKPIERTLHRRWLDKPEKEKQAIDLHEE; from the coding sequence ATGGACCACCTGGAAATCCTGCTGCGCCTGACCGCCTCGGTCGTCGTCGGCGGCCTGATCGGCCTGGACCGCAACCTGCACGGCAAGCCGACCGGCATCCGCACGCTGGGACTCGTCTGCCTGGGCGCCTGCGTGCTGACCTTGGCCACGGCCAACCTCCCGGACGGTCACGGCCATGCCGACCCCGCCGCCGCGAGCCGCGTGATTCAGGGCCTGGTGACGGGCATCGGCTTCCTCGGCTCGGGCGTCATCATCCACGAGAACGGCAGCGACCGCGTGCGCGGCCTGACGACAGCCGCGTCGATCTGGATCACCGCGATCCTCGGCATCCTGTGCGGCATGGGCTCATGGCAGATCGCCGCGATCGCCCTCGTCCTCGTGTTCGTCCTGTTCGTGTGCGGCAAGCCGATCGAGCGTACGCTGCACCGGCGCTGGCTGGACAAGCCGGAAAAGGAGAAGCAGGCGATCGACCTGCACGAGGAGTGA
- a CDS encoding type IV pilus modification PilV family protein: protein MTRVPRLHASAGLSLVEVLVTVVVLAFGLLGIAALQAKMQVGSIESYQRAQAVVLLDDMRARVLGNPVHAADYLTSTPLGTGDTQPADCTSLAIGSARDVCEWSQELKGAAEQTASGTNSGAMIGARGCVEQLQAPDPTAGVCQPGIYRVTVAWQGMHETRASPLACGKDLYGPDANRRAIAVQVTIGLPSCS, encoded by the coding sequence ATGACACGCGTGCCGCGACTTCACGCCAGCGCGGGCCTGAGCCTCGTCGAGGTCCTCGTCACCGTCGTCGTGCTGGCCTTCGGCCTGCTCGGCATCGCCGCGCTGCAGGCCAAGATGCAGGTCGGCTCGATCGAGTCGTACCAGCGCGCCCAGGCCGTCGTGCTGCTGGACGACATGCGCGCGCGCGTGCTCGGCAACCCGGTCCACGCCGCCGACTATCTGACGTCAACGCCGCTCGGCACCGGCGACACCCAGCCCGCCGACTGCACCTCGCTTGCGATCGGCAGCGCGCGCGACGTGTGCGAATGGAGCCAGGAACTCAAGGGCGCCGCCGAACAGACTGCCTCCGGCACGAACAGCGGCGCCATGATCGGCGCGCGCGGCTGCGTGGAGCAGCTGCAGGCGCCCGACCCGACGGCCGGCGTCTGCCAGCCCGGCATCTACCGTGTCACCGTCGCCTGGCAGGGCATGCACGAAACCCGCGCCTCGCCCCTGGCGTGCGGAAAAGACCTGTACGGTCCGGACGCCAACCGGCGCGCGATCGCCGTGCAGGTGACGATCGGCCTGCCCAGCTGCAGCTAG
- a CDS encoding ATP-binding protein — MEFEVFESLSSSPAPATGDAASPLVRLQYLIDNTPAIIYATVPSGDFKMTFVSNNAYNVLGYRPEEMLADPNFWFDHIHPDDAPNIFSSLAQLFVDGEKTYEYRFRTASGEFLWMHDRLRLICDDRGAPVEVIGSLTDITVRKHMEQEQQQLIARLSEAHDQLLQSEKMASIGQLAAGVAHEINNPIGFVNSNMGTLKHYVGTLLQVVDSYSEAVNKAAPGSALAAEIEAISREADLGYLKDDIADLVSESMDGLKRVKDIVQALKDFSHVGLTDWQYADVHAGLDTTLNIVANEIKYKATVEKLYGKLPEIKCLASQLNQVFMNLLVNAAQAIQSRGVITIATGTQEGWVWVRISDNGCGIAPENLKRVFEPFFTTKPVGSGTGLGLSLSYSIVNKHGGRIEVASKPGVGTVFTIRLPITPPGSATAPEQG, encoded by the coding sequence ATGGAATTTGAAGTTTTCGAATCATTGTCGTCGAGCCCCGCGCCAGCGACGGGCGATGCCGCGTCGCCGCTGGTCCGGCTGCAATACCTGATCGACAACACGCCGGCCATCATCTACGCCACCGTGCCCAGCGGCGACTTCAAGATGACGTTCGTGAGCAATAATGCGTACAACGTCCTCGGCTATCGGCCGGAAGAGATGCTGGCGGATCCGAACTTCTGGTTCGACCACATCCACCCGGACGACGCGCCGAACATCTTTTCCAGCCTGGCCCAGCTGTTCGTGGACGGCGAAAAGACGTACGAATACCGGTTCCGCACGGCCAGCGGCGAATTCCTGTGGATGCACGACCGCCTGCGCCTGATCTGCGACGACCGCGGCGCTCCGGTCGAGGTCATCGGCTCGCTGACCGACATCACCGTGCGCAAGCACATGGAACAGGAACAGCAGCAACTGATCGCGCGCCTGAGCGAGGCGCACGACCAGCTGCTGCAATCGGAAAAGATGGCGTCGATCGGCCAGCTGGCGGCGGGCGTGGCGCACGAGATCAACAATCCGATCGGCTTCGTCAATTCGAACATGGGGACGCTGAAGCACTACGTCGGCACGCTGCTGCAGGTGGTGGACTCGTACAGCGAGGCGGTGAACAAGGCGGCGCCCGGCTCGGCGCTGGCGGCGGAGATCGAGGCGATCAGCCGCGAGGCCGACCTCGGTTATCTCAAGGACGACATCGCCGACCTGGTGAGCGAGTCGATGGACGGCCTCAAGCGCGTGAAGGATATCGTCCAGGCACTCAAGGATTTTTCCCACGTCGGCCTCACGGACTGGCAGTACGCGGACGTGCACGCGGGCCTCGACACGACCTTGAACATCGTCGCCAACGAAATCAAGTACAAGGCCACGGTCGAAAAGCTCTACGGCAAGCTACCCGAGATCAAGTGCCTGGCGTCGCAGCTGAACCAGGTGTTCATGAACCTGCTCGTCAACGCCGCTCAAGCCATCCAGAGCCGCGGCGTGATCACGATCGCGACGGGCACCCAGGAGGGCTGGGTGTGGGTGCGGATCAGCGACAACGGTTGCGGCATCGCGCCGGAAAACCTCAAGCGCGTGTTCGAACCGTTCTTCACGACCAAGCCGGTCGGCAGCGGGACGGGCCTCGGCCTGTCGCTGTCGTACAGCATCGTCAACAAGCACGGCGGCCGCATCGAGGTCGCCTCGAAGCCGGGCGTCGGCACGGTGTTTACGATCCGCCTGCCGATCACGCCGCCGGGGTCGGCGACGGCGCCCGAGCAGGGCTGA
- a CDS encoding PilW family protein: MAAQLLLRRRTAGFSLPELLVSVTMGLFIVIAMVTLFFHNSRAQAEIERANQQIESGRYAVDMLTNDLRNAGYYGEFDPTLLPDPAAVPDPCAATVAALKAMLPLHVQGFGVGDTLPSCVTDVRPGTALIVVRHTRACVTGDPNCSANDPAGPLFQASLCNNASELGSANPADWYALDVDPAQLTRHQRDCTTTAGTGTPAVTRRFQTHVYFVANNDRPGDGIPTLKRAELRYSGGQLGFDTIVPLVEGVENLQFEYGIDTHNDGTVGLYTSAPAGANGCAQAACAVSNWRNVVAVRLHVLARSPSATPGYVDARTYGLGTAADGSARTAGPFNDGYKRHVFQTLVTLANPVGRKQP; encoded by the coding sequence ATGGCCGCCCAACTCTTGCTTCGCCGCCGCACCGCCGGCTTTTCCCTGCCCGAACTGCTCGTGTCCGTCACGATGGGCTTGTTCATCGTGATCGCGATGGTGACGCTGTTCTTCCATAACAGCCGCGCCCAGGCCGAGATCGAGCGCGCCAACCAGCAGATCGAAAGCGGCCGGTACGCCGTCGACATGCTCACCAACGACTTGCGCAACGCCGGCTACTATGGCGAATTCGACCCGACCCTGCTGCCCGACCCGGCCGCCGTACCGGATCCGTGCGCCGCGACGGTGGCCGCCCTCAAGGCCATGCTGCCGCTGCACGTGCAGGGGTTCGGCGTCGGCGACACGCTGCCGTCCTGCGTCACGGACGTGCGCCCGGGCACCGCTCTGATCGTCGTGCGCCACACGCGCGCCTGCGTCACGGGCGATCCGAACTGCAGCGCCAACGATCCCGCGGGTCCGCTGTTCCAGGCATCGTTGTGCAACAACGCGAGCGAGCTTGGGTCCGCGAACCCGGCCGACTGGTATGCGCTGGACGTCGATCCGGCCCAACTGACGCGCCACCAGCGCGATTGCACGACGACGGCCGGCACGGGCACGCCGGCGGTCACGCGCCGCTTCCAGACCCATGTCTATTTTGTCGCCAACAACGACCGGCCGGGCGACGGCATCCCCACGCTGAAACGCGCCGAGCTGCGCTACTCGGGCGGCCAGCTGGGCTTCGATACGATCGTGCCGCTGGTCGAGGGCGTCGAGAACCTGCAGTTCGAATACGGCATCGACACGCACAACGACGGCACCGTCGGCCTGTACACCAGCGCCCCGGCCGGCGCGAACGGCTGCGCCCAGGCGGCCTGCGCGGTGTCCAACTGGCGCAATGTCGTCGCCGTGCGACTGCACGTGCTGGCGCGCAGCCCCAGCGCGACGCCGGGCTATGTCGACGCCAGGACGTATGGCCTGGGCACCGCCGCCGACGGCAGCGCGCGCACGGCCGGCCCGTTCAACGACGGCTACAAGCGCCACGTGTTCCAGACGCTCGTGACGCTGGCGAACCCGGTCGGAAGGAAACAGCCATGA
- a CDS encoding DUF2252 domain-containing protein has product MNIVKRILKANQGRDPERLSMKYRALRDNPFSFLRGTCHLFYDRLAESGFDVAAPVVWCCGDLHLENFGSYKGDNRLVYFDINDFDEAALAPASWELVRLAASVHVGLEAQGIPVDRATALVEELLDQYARALACGKPAWIERDTARGMVRQLLDQLRERSRVDWLNGRTRLVRRHRRLLVDGRRTLPVTAAERDDVTATVQAFAAGQPAPAFYRVLDVARRIAGTGSLGVARYVVLVEGRGSPDRNYLFDLKQSGPSALGRRFRGLQPHWPDDAHRIAGVQQRMQAVTAAFLHPVKHGGHPFVLRALQPSEDRLPFERFKTQPELFDGAIAMLARCVAWAQLRSGGRQGAAIADELIAFAGKKKWRRQVALAASDASRQALADWREFSAAYDAGQCPAAPPGA; this is encoded by the coding sequence ATGAATATTGTCAAACGCATCTTGAAAGCGAACCAGGGCCGCGACCCGGAACGCCTCTCCATGAAATACCGCGCCCTGCGCGACAACCCGTTCTCCTTCCTGCGCGGCACCTGCCACTTATTCTACGACCGCTTGGCCGAGTCCGGCTTCGACGTCGCGGCGCCCGTCGTGTGGTGCTGCGGCGATCTTCACTTGGAGAATTTCGGCAGTTATAAAGGGGACAACCGCCTCGTCTATTTCGACATCAACGATTTCGACGAAGCCGCGCTCGCGCCCGCCTCGTGGGAGCTGGTGCGCCTGGCGGCCAGCGTGCACGTCGGGCTGGAGGCGCAAGGGATTCCCGTCGACCGCGCCACCGCGCTCGTCGAGGAATTGCTCGACCAGTACGCGCGGGCCCTCGCCTGCGGCAAGCCGGCCTGGATCGAGCGCGACACGGCGCGGGGCATGGTGCGCCAGTTGCTGGACCAGTTGCGCGAGCGCAGCCGGGTCGACTGGCTGAACGGCCGCACGCGCCTCGTGCGCCGGCACCGCCGTCTGCTCGTCGACGGCCGCCGCACGCTGCCCGTCACGGCCGCCGAGCGGGACGACGTCACCGCCACGGTGCAGGCGTTCGCGGCCGGCCAGCCGGCCCCGGCGTTCTACCGCGTCCTCGACGTCGCGCGCCGCATCGCCGGCACCGGCAGCCTGGGCGTCGCGCGCTACGTCGTGCTCGTCGAAGGCCGCGGCTCGCCCGACCGCAATTATCTGTTCGACCTCAAGCAGTCCGGGCCCTCCGCGCTGGGCCGCCGGTTCCGCGGCCTGCAGCCGCACTGGCCGGACGACGCCCACCGCATCGCCGGCGTCCAGCAGCGCATGCAGGCCGTGACCGCCGCCTTCCTGCACCCGGTAAAGCACGGCGGCCACCCGTTCGTGCTGCGCGCCCTGCAGCCGAGCGAGGACCGCCTGCCGTTCGAGCGCTTCAAGACCCAGCCGGAACTGTTCGACGGCGCCATCGCCATGCTGGCCCGCTGCGTCGCGTGGGCCCAGTTGCGCAGCGGCGGCCGCCAGGGCGCCGCGATCGCGGACGAGTTGATCGCCTTCGCCGGCAAGAAAAAATGGCGGCGCCAGGTCGCGCTGGCGGCAAGCGACGCGAGCCGGCAGGCGCTCGCCGACTGGCGCGAATTCTCGGCCGCCTACGACGCGGGACAGTGCCCGGCCGCCCCGCCGGGAGCATGA
- a CDS encoding type IV pilin protein, whose product MSYRFPLSRSRGFTLIELMAVVAIVGILSAIALPAYGSYIVRGNRAAAEAYLLTLAQAQAQYFADTHSYATTPAALNQPVPDQVAANYKVFIDASDGPPPSFTVTATPMGSRQTGDSVLTINNSGARTPSSVW is encoded by the coding sequence ATGTCCTACCGTTTTCCATTGTCCCGCTCGCGCGGCTTTACGCTGATCGAATTGATGGCGGTCGTCGCCATCGTCGGCATCCTGTCCGCGATCGCCTTGCCGGCGTACGGCAGTTACATCGTGCGCGGCAACCGCGCGGCCGCCGAAGCGTATCTGCTGACGCTCGCGCAGGCGCAGGCGCAGTATTTCGCCGACACGCACAGCTATGCCACCACGCCGGCCGCGCTCAACCAGCCGGTGCCGGACCAGGTCGCGGCCAACTATAAGGTCTTCATCGACGCGTCCGACGGCCCGCCGCCGTCGTTCACGGTCACGGCCACGCCGATGGGGTCGCGCCAGACCGGCGACAGCGTGCTTACCATTAACAACAGCGGCGCCCGCACGCCGTCCAGCGTATGGTGA
- the galB gene encoding beta-galactosidase GalB translates to MTLIPRSLSTIAIGVALLCGAAQAADVPVRERLSFDADWRFAKGDPAGSGQLDDARIKNPATALPAAQPGFDDAAWRKLDLPHDWGIEGPFKQAYPGETGKLPWWGVGWYRKHFTLPAADAGRRVYLDIDGAMSHAAVWVNGHYVGGWPYGYASWRVDLTPYAKPGGDNVVAIRLDNPPDSSRWYPGGGIYRNVWLVKTAPVHVAQYGTFVTTPQVSKQSATVSVQTTVESDRQAAKVQVATEIYLLDAAGKRGASPVARQAASAPAKVVTDRQAQITQTLSVPQPRLWSIASPQRYVAVTTVTDNGKVTDVVETPFGIRTAVFDAARGFVLNGQRVPLNGVCMHHDLGALGTAINVRALERQLELLREMGTNAIRTSHNPPAPELLDLADRLGFVVLDEAFDMWHEAKTPNDYHLSFDEWHEKDLRAQVRRDRNHPSVIAWSTGNEIPEQGKPEGWKLAAHLAEIVRGEDRTRAVTSAYNHVDSGYNGFQNVVDFFGYNYKPGEYGKFHAYAPHIPIFGSETASTISSRGEYFFPVSDDKSKGAANFQVSSYDLTAPPWATSPDVEFKGQDDNPSVAGEFVWTGFDYLGEPTPYNDDTTNLLNFTDPAQQQRAAQELATLKKIAMPSRSSYFGIIDLAGFKKDRFWLYQARWRPDLPMAHLLPHWNWPERVGQVTPVHLYTSGDEAELFLNGKSLGRKKRGPRDYRLRWDDVVYQPGTLKAVVYKKGRRWAEDTVATTGQPARLLVSADRARLHADGHDLSFVTVTIADKDGRPVPRSHDRITFKLSGPGEIVATDNGDATDLESFQSPERRAFNGLALAIVKTRAGEPGKLTLTASADGLAPTRITLDSQQQ, encoded by the coding sequence ATGACCCTGATCCCCCGTTCACTCTCCACCATCGCAATCGGCGTCGCCTTGCTGTGTGGCGCGGCGCAAGCGGCCGACGTGCCCGTGCGCGAACGTCTTTCGTTCGACGCCGACTGGCGTTTCGCGAAAGGCGATCCCGCCGGCAGCGGCCAGCTCGACGACGCGCGCATCAAGAACCCGGCGACGGCGCTCCCCGCCGCGCAACCGGGCTTCGACGACGCCGCCTGGCGCAAGCTCGACCTGCCGCACGACTGGGGCATCGAAGGGCCGTTCAAGCAGGCGTATCCAGGCGAGACGGGCAAGCTGCCGTGGTGGGGCGTGGGCTGGTACCGCAAGCACTTCACGTTGCCGGCCGCCGACGCGGGCCGCCGCGTCTACCTGGACATCGACGGCGCGATGTCGCACGCCGCCGTCTGGGTCAACGGCCATTACGTGGGCGGGTGGCCGTACGGTTACGCGTCGTGGCGCGTCGACCTGACGCCGTACGCGAAGCCGGGCGGCGACAACGTCGTGGCGATCCGCCTCGACAATCCGCCGGATTCGTCGCGCTGGTATCCGGGCGGCGGCATCTACCGCAACGTCTGGCTCGTCAAGACGGCGCCCGTGCACGTGGCCCAGTACGGCACGTTCGTGACGACGCCGCAGGTGTCGAAGCAGTCCGCGACCGTCTCGGTGCAGACGACGGTGGAGAGCGACCGCCAGGCTGCCAAGGTCCAAGTCGCGACCGAGATCTACCTGCTCGACGCGGCGGGCAAGCGCGGAGCAAGCCCGGTCGCGCGCCAGGCGGCGTCCGCGCCGGCCAAGGTGGTGACCGACCGCCAGGCCCAGATCACGCAGACCTTGAGCGTGCCGCAGCCGCGCCTGTGGAGCATCGCGAGCCCGCAGCGCTATGTGGCCGTCACGACGGTCACGGACAACGGAAAGGTCACCGACGTGGTCGAGACGCCGTTCGGCATCCGCACCGCCGTCTTCGATGCGGCGCGCGGCTTCGTCCTGAACGGCCAGCGCGTGCCGTTGAACGGCGTGTGCATGCACCACGACCTGGGCGCGCTGGGCACGGCCATCAATGTGCGCGCGCTGGAACGCCAGCTGGAACTGCTGCGCGAGATGGGCACGAACGCGATCCGCACGAGCCACAATCCGCCGGCGCCCGAATTGCTCGACCTCGCCGACCGCTTGGGCTTCGTCGTGCTGGACGAGGCATTCGACATGTGGCATGAGGCGAAGACGCCGAACGACTACCACCTGTCGTTCGACGAATGGCACGAGAAGGACCTGCGCGCGCAGGTCCGGCGCGACCGCAACCACCCGAGCGTGATCGCCTGGAGCACCGGCAACGAGATTCCGGAGCAGGGCAAGCCGGAAGGCTGGAAGCTGGCCGCGCACCTGGCGGAGATCGTGCGCGGCGAAGACCGCACGCGCGCCGTCACGTCCGCGTACAACCACGTCGACTCGGGCTATAACGGCTTCCAGAACGTCGTCGACTTCTTCGGCTACAACTACAAGCCGGGCGAGTACGGCAAGTTTCATGCGTACGCGCCGCATATCCCGATCTTCGGCAGCGAGACGGCATCGACGATCAGCTCGCGCGGCGAATACTTCTTCCCCGTCAGCGACGACAAATCGAAAGGCGCGGCCAACTTCCAGGTCAGCAGCTACGACCTCACTGCACCGCCGTGGGCGACGTCGCCCGACGTCGAATTCAAGGGCCAGGACGACAACCCGTCCGTCGCCGGCGAATTCGTGTGGACCGGCTTCGACTACCTGGGCGAGCCGACGCCCTACAACGACGACACGACGAACCTGCTGAACTTCACCGATCCCGCCCAGCAGCAGCGCGCCGCGCAAGAACTGGCGACGCTGAAGAAGATCGCGATGCCGTCGCGCAGCTCGTACTTCGGCATCATCGACCTGGCCGGTTTCAAGAAGGACCGCTTCTGGCTGTACCAGGCCCGCTGGCGCCCGGACCTGCCGATGGCGCACCTGCTGCCGCACTGGAACTGGCCGGAGCGCGTGGGCCAGGTGACGCCGGTGCACCTGTACACGTCCGGCGACGAGGCGGAGCTGTTCCTGAACGGTAAATCGCTCGGCCGGAAGAAACGGGGCCCGCGCGACTACCGCCTGCGCTGGGACGACGTGGTCTACCAGCCCGGCACGCTGAAAGCCGTCGTCTACAAGAAGGGCAGGCGCTGGGCCGAGGACACCGTCGCGACGACCGGCCAGCCGGCCAGGCTGCTCGTATCGGCGGACCGCGCCAGGCTGCATGCGGACGGCCACGATCTGTCGTTCGTGACCGTCACCATCGCCGACAAGGACGGCCGGCCGGTGCCGCGCTCGCACGACCGGATCACGTTCAAGCTGTCCGGACCGGGCGAGATCGTCGCGACGGACAACGGCGACGCGACGGACCTGGAATCGTTCCAGTCGCCCGAGCGCCGCGCGTTCAACGGCCTCGCGCTGGCCATCGTGAAGACCCGCGCGGGCGAACCCGGCAAGCTGACCCTGACGGCCAGCGCCGACGGCCTGGCGCCGACCCGGATCACCCTGGACAGCCAGCAGCAGTAA